Part of the Bacillus sp. THAF10 genome is shown below.
GTGCATGTTTTAGTTTTCGACCGTCTACTTTTGCTCCGCCACTAATAAAAACAGAACCGTATTCATCGGAAAGGACGGGATACAACGACTTTGTTTGCGCTGGGGTTAGAATGGTTACCTCTCCAATTTCTGGTGCGTCTGCTCTTCTCTTTAACGCTCGCTCTTTCATTTTCTCTAGTTTGTCAGGATCAGTATGTAGGCTGATAGCCCCAACCTTGTTATAGCCAGTCTCTGCTTGACCATCCTCTAACAGCTGTTGGATAAGCTTTGGATAATAGCTAGCCCCATTTTTGACTAGTGTGTACCATGCTTTATTTCGGCGTTGTGATATCCAAGGGCAGATTATACCTGCTGCAGCATCGGTAGCCTGTCCTTTATCAATGCGGTCCACCACCGTAACCTTTGCCCCGAGTTTTGCTAAATGATAGGCGGTGGAGGCTCCAAGGATGCCAGCACCAATGACGACTACTTTCTTCATGGTTGTTCACCTTTCTCTATTTCATTCATTAATAAGTTCTTCTAGTTTACATGAAGAAGAAGGAATGCTCAATATCGCTGAAAAAACGAAAAGCTCTTCCAATAGTTTGGAAGAGCTTTTGGCAATAAATTTATTACTGGAATTTTAGTTTCATTGCTTTTGCCATGATTTTTGGTAGGTCTGTGTTATCCAGCAGACCAGAAAATTTTTCAGATTGTGGACCGTATGCGTATACAGGAAGATCTGTTCCTGTATGTGCTGTGCTTGTCCAACCAATTAGTGCACGGTCACTAATGACATTATTGATTGCAATTGCAGGTTTTTCTGCTGTTTTAATTTTCTCTATTTCTTTATCTGTAAGCTCTAAAGAGGTATATTTTTGCACTACCTCACCAACGTTACTCTTATCTTCATTCAGTTCACTTGCCATTTTGTCCCCTGTTGCAGTTACACCTTTTACAATGTCCATTTTCAAATCATATTCCCCATTAGCACCAACAGACATTCCACCTGTTTCATGGTCACCTGCAACAACTACAAGGGTATTTCCGTCTTTCTTCGCAAATTCTAAAGCTGCTTCCACGGCTTGATCAAAAGCTTCTGTATCGCTCATCGCCCATGCCGGGTCTTGCGCATGTCCAGCCCAATCAATTTGTGATCCTTCTACCATCAAAAAGAAACCTTTCTTGTTTTTATTGAGAGTAGAAATTGCTGTATTTGTCATTTCTGCAAGGCTCGGCTCTTCCGTTTCATCTCTGTGCATTTCAGGAGCCATCGCATCATCTGCAAATAATCCTAGCAGCTTTTTCCCTTTGGCATTTTCTAGTTCCTCTTTATTAGAAACATAGTGGTATCCTTGCTTTTCT
Proteins encoded:
- a CDS encoding alkaline phosphatase is translated as MYKKAASVAIAAGLLFSGFQVSFGDNYADAQKPSESEHEKQGKVKNVIYMIPDGYNAGYATNYRWYKGADSSFDPYVKGLIKTHSADTEVTDSAAAGTAMATGHKTNNGMVGVTPDGEEVDSILDAAEDAKKSTGLVATSTITHATPAVFGASVEKRSDEAAIAPQFLDNEVDVLFGGGRDYFTDSKNGGKQKENLIEKAEKQGYHYVSNKEELENAKGKKLLGLFADDAMAPEMHRDETEEPSLAEMTNTAISTLNKNKKGFFLMVEGSQIDWAGHAQDPAWAMSDTEAFDQAVEAALEFAKKDGNTLVVVAGDHETGGMSVGANGEYDLKMDIVKGVTATGDKMASELNEDKSNVGEVVQKYTSLELTDKEIEKIKTAEKPAIAINNVISDRALIGWTSTAHTGTDLPVYAYGPQSEKFSGLLDNTDLPKIMAKAMKLKFQ